From the genome of bacterium:
CCGCGACTCACAACGCGGACCGTCCGGCTAGTGTGGTTTGAGGTGGGAGGAATCGAAGGGAAGACTCAGTAGGTCGTCCAGGCGGAAGGCCCGGGGTGCGCCTCTGGGCCCGGCCACGATAACCTCCCGGATCCCAAACTCGTGCATCACCTGCCGGCAGGCACCGCAGGGCATGGCAGAGGGGGAGTCCGTGACGACGGCCACCGCGCGCATCCGGCGGTGCCCCTCGGCGACGGCGCGGTGGATCGCGACGCGCTCGGCGCACAGTGACAGTCCGTACGACGCGTTCTCCACGTTGCACCCCGAGATCACCGCTCCGGACGCGGTCAGTACCGAGGCCCCCACGGTGTAGCGCGAGTAGGGCGAGTAGGCGCGCCGGCGGGCCGCCCGCGCGGCGCGCACCAGCATCTCGAGTGCGGATCCCGACGTCCGCCGTGAGCCAGCGTCGGAGCGCGACCGCTTCAATCGGGACCGCCCGGCGGCAACTGGCTGACCTCGGCCTGGGGCGGCTCCACAATGCCCGCAGAGATGACGAGCTTCAGAGCGTCCTCCACGCTCATCTCCAGGGGCGTGACCTGGCTCTCGGGCACCAGGCAGAGGAAACCCGTCGTGGGGTTCGGGGTGGTGACCACGAAGACATTGATCACCCTCTCCGCGGTCTTCTGCTGCACTTCGCCTCGCGTCTCGCCCGTGACGAACCCCACGGTGTAGAGGCCCTGCCGCGGCCATTCCACCAGCACGGCCTGCTTGAACGCACCTCGTTTCTGCTGGAGGAGAACACCACTGATCTGCTTGGTGGCCGAGTAAACGATCCTGGCCAGCGGTATGCGCATCATCAACCCATCGAACACCCGCACCACGCGGCCCCCGATGATGTTGCTGGCCAGTGCGCCCGTCGCGAGGATCAGCAGGATCCCGGCCACCAGGCCCAGCCCCGGGATTCGAGTCCCAACCATGTAAGTGAAGATCGGACCCAGCAGGTTGTCGAGGAAGCGAAAGAGAGCCAGCAGGACAAACACGGTGACGCCCACCGGCAGAATCACCAGAAGTCCCGCAACCAGGTGCCTCCGAAAGTGGTGTCGCATCAGTCGTCGGGCTCCGCCCGGGATCCGGCCTTGGTGATCTTCACCTTCTCAATGCGCAGGCCGTCGATACACTCCACCGTGAGCTCGACCCCTTCGTAGGCGACCCGGTCGCCGAGCGCCGGCATGTGGCCCAACCGGCTGTACAAGAACCCGCCGACCGAGTCCACCTCGCCGACCGGCAGCGTAAGCCCCAGAGCCTCGTTCACCTCCTCGATGTGCACCCGCCCGTCGACCAGCGCCTCCCGCTCGTTGACGATCTTGATCGGTGCCTCCTCGGAATCGTACTCGTCCTGGATCGGGCCTACGATCTCCTCCAGGAGATCTTCGATCGTCACGAGGCCTGCTGTGCCGCCGTACTCGTCCACGGCAACGGCCATGTGCATCTTCTTGCGCCGCATCTCCCGGAACAGCTCGTCGACTCGATTGGTCTCATGAACCAGGTAGGCGGGGCGCATGAAGTCTCGCACCTTGCCGACCAGGCGTCCCTCGCGGAATCCCAACAACAGCTCCTTCACGTGCACCAGGCCGACGATGTTGTCGAAGTTGTCGTCGTAAACAGGGATGCGCGAATGTCCGTGCTCCCGGACGATGGACAGCAACTCGTCAACCGGCGCGTCGGCTTCAATGCTCACCATGTCTACCCGCGGAACCATGACCTCGCGTACCACCGTGTCGCCGAAGGAGATGATCGAGTGAATCATCTCCCGCTCCTCTTGCTCCAGGACCCCCTGCTCCTCGCCGATCTGCACGAGCATCTGAATTTCTTCAGACGTCACCAGAGAGGCGTCGGGGTGCACGCGGCCGCCAAACAGCCTGGACAGCAGATTCGTAACGAAAGAGATGAGGAGGATCAAGGGCGCCAGCAGCACCGATAGCCACGTGACGGGACGGGCCGTGGCGAGTGCAACCCCGTCGGCGTGCTGCGCCGCGATGGACTTGGAGACGATCTCCACAAGCAGGATGAGGAAGGTCGAGAACACGAAGGCCGCCAGTGATCCGTACTCCGCCCCCAACAGCCCAATGAACGCCGTGGTCGCTACGACGATCAGACCGGTGTTCACGACGTTATTGCTGATCAGCAGGGCCGACAGGATGCGGGCCGGGCGCTTGATCAGGCTGAGCGCGGTGCGGGCAGCGCGGTTACCCTTCTCCTCAAGATTCCGGAGCCTCAGGCGGTTGGCGGCGAACAGCGCCGTCTCCGCACCCCAGAAGAACGCCAGGAGCAGCAATAGGAATCCAACAAGGGCCAGCGTACCCGCATAACTTGACGCGTCCAAGGAGAGTTTTGCCTGCCTTCTTGGCCTGGCGACAGCCCAATCGCCTTGATTATATCACAGACCTACCGTCGCGAACCGGCCTGCCAAATGGCCAGAGCCGCGCAGATCAATACCCCAAGCAGTGCAACTACCCGGCCGGCGAACAGGGCATCGGCGCTGCCCATACCGATCGCGATCGCCACCGGCGGTCCCAGAGTGACGACGCCCACGAGGGCGGCGCCTACCGCAGCAACCAGCACCGCCGCCGCGCTCATGTCCTTGGCCCGCCCGCCCAGTGCATCGTGCCGGCCGCCGGCGTGCATATCCACCACCGCCTCCACCGCCGTGTTCAACAGCTCAACGGCCAGCACGCCGGCCATCGCCACAATGAGAACGGCGGTATCCGAGGCCGGCAGCTCCAGCCACATCACCGCGGCAGAGGCCGCGCACGCGACGAGAACGTGAATCCTCATGGTTCGTTGGGAGACCATGGCCGCCACCAGCCCACGGCCCGCGTACTCAAAACTCTGCCACAGGGTGTGCCGCATGTTCCAACCCTACCCTCCTGCTCCGAAGATCCGCTCCAGTATCTGTCGCTCGCGCGCCCGCATCACCCCTGCGTCCCGCGCCGCGTGGTCGTCGTAGCCACGCAGGTGGAGAAGGCCGTGCACCAGCAGCAGCACCACCTCCCGGCGGACCGGCCAGCCGGCGTCCCGCGCCTGGGCACGGGCCCGTTCCACCGAGATCACGATCTCACCCAGCACGGGGCCGCGGGAGGCCGTCTCCCCCGGGGAAGTCCGCGCTGCCGAGGGGGCCGGCTCACCCGGGAACGCCAGCACGTCGGTAGGCCCCCGGTGACCCAGAAACCGGCGGTTGAGCCGGCTGATCATGGCGTCGTCCACAAGGGCGACCTCAATCTCAGCCCTGCGGGGACACCGCGTGGCCCTCATCGCCGACAGAGCCGCCTCCCGAAGCAGGCTCAGGGGGATTGAGTGCCGGACGCCTGCCGCCACGATGTGGACCCGCATCAAGCCCCCTCAGCGCGCCTTGGCCGGGCGGTCGCGGCGTCGCCGCGCCAGTTCCCCCTCGAGATCAGGGTACTCCAAGCGCGGGTGAAGCACCCCTGCCAGGATCCGCACGAACGCAGCGGCGATCCGGCCCAGGTCGCGAAAGGTCAGGCCGCACTCGTCGAGCTGGCCGTCCTCGAGCTTGTCTCGGATGATCCTCCGCACCGCGTCCTCCAGCCGGTCCGGGGTGGGCCGGTTAAGAGACCGGACTGCCGCCTCTGCCGCGTCGGCCAGCATCACTACGGCCGCCTCCGAAGTTTGGGGCTTGGGCCCCTCGTATCGAAACGCGAACTCGTCCAGGGGGTCTCCGCGTTCCAGGGCCTGGTGGTAGAAGTACGTCAGCAGCGCGGTGCCGTGGTGTTGGGGGATGAAGTCGGCCACAGGCTGGGGAAGGCCGTACTCGCGCGCGAGGTCCATCCCGTCCCGGACGTGGGCGCTGACGGTGAGCGCCGAGAGGCTCGGCGTCATCTTGTCGTGGGGATTATCTATACCGCCCTGGTTCTCTACGAAGAACGCCGGCCGGCGAAGCTTGCCGATGTCGTGGTAGTAGGTGCCCACGCGAGCCAGCAGCGCATCGGCACCCACGGCCTCGGCCGCGGCCTCGGCCATGTTGGCCACCATGAGGCTGTGGTGGTATGTCCCGGGTGCCTCCAGTTGGAGACGCCGGAGCAGGGGGTGCGCCGGGCTGGCCAGCTCCAGGAGCTTGATCGGGGTGATCAACCCAAAGAACTGCTCCAGAAAGGGAAGGACCCCAACGGTGACGACCGCCGCGAGCAGGCCGCTGCCAAAGGCGTAGGCGGCGTTGGTCGCAATGGCCGGGTAGATGCGCAGACCCTCCAGCAGCCCGGTGGCCAGGGCGGCGATCGCGCTGGAGGCGCCCACGAGTAGCCCGGCGGCGCCGAAATCAGACCGGTGGTGGACCCGACGGCAGGCAAAGACGCCGACCAGGCCGCCGATGAACACAATCACAACCGTCGGGAACTGCTGTTCGGCGGCAAGGCCAACCAGGACGGCGAAAGCTGCGGACGAGAACAGGGCCGGCCTGGGACGCAACAGTATGGACAGCAGCATCGCCCCTGCCGGCGCAGGAGCCAGGTAGTTACTGAAGCGGGGCGCACCGAAGACCTGCGCGAGGCCAAGCGTGCCGATCGCCACCAGGCTCCAGAGGACCAGGAGCCGGTCGGTCTCCCAGATATCGCGCTGGTGTTGCCACAGATAGATCCCGGTCACGCCCAGCACCAGTCCCACAACTAAAGCCGCACCGGCGAGGGCGGTCCAGGCTATCCCCGCAGGGAGGTAGTCCAGACCGATGATCAAGACCAGGCAGAATAGGGTCGCCAGACCTATCAGAACCCGCCTCATCCACATGGGGCGGATCAGCGAGGAGGCCCTCATGACGGCGGTGCCCCGGATGGGCCCTCGGCCCGGGTGGCCTCGAACCGCTCGTAGGCTCGCACGATCGTCTGGACCAGCTCGTGCCGCACGACGTCCCCCTCGGTGAGCTCGACGAAAGCGATCCCCGGCAGCCCCTTAAAGATCTCGCGCGCCTCAACCATGCCCGAGGCCCGATCGCGTGGGAGGTCAATCTGCGTGATGTCTCCGGTGACGACCGCCTTGGATCCGAACCCCAACCGCGTCAGGAACATCTTCATCTGCTCCCGGGTGGTGTTCTGCGCTTCGTCCAGGATTATGAAGGCATCGTTGAGGGTCCGGCCGCGCATGAACGCCAGGGGCGCCACCTCGATCACCCCGCGCTCGCTGAGCCGTACGAACCGTTCGGGCCCGACCATCTCGTAGAGGGCATCGTAGAGCGGGCGCAGATAGGGATCTACCTTGGCTGCAATGTCTCCGGGCAGGAACCCAAGCTTCTCCCCCGCCTCGACCGCCGGTCGTGTCAGCACGATCCGCTGCACGCCGCGGGCGCGCAGCGCAACCGCCGCCATGGCTACCGCCAGGTAGGTCTTGCCGGTACCTGCCGGGCCAACTGCAAAGGTTAGGTCGTGGTGCTTCATGGCCTCGACGTACGCCCGCTGCCCACTCGTACGCGGGACGACCTGCTTGCCTCCGGCGGTAACGACAAGTGTCTCGCCCCCCAGCGTTACCTCCCCGGCCGCACCTGGGGCCTGACCCCGGCGCAGGATACGGCGTACATCTGAAGGGAGCACCACCTGCCCGGACCTGGCGGTAGCGATCAACTGTCCGAGCATCCGGACGGCCGAATCCACCTGGGCGGGCGAACCGCGAACTGCCAGCGCATCGCCGCGAATTGCAACCGACGCTCCGGTCTCCTCCTCAACGATCCGGAGGAGCGCGTCTTGCTGCCCGAGCACGGCCACGATGTCGGTGCCGTGGGGAAGGGGAACTGTGACTTCGCTTGTACCAGGCTGCGCCAATCGGGCCTCCTGTTGCGACCAGCTTCGGCAGCCGGCAGGGGCCCTCCTCCCAAGGGAACCGCCTCAGCTGAGCGCGCGGAGCCGGCGCAGGAGGGCGGCGCGCTGACCAAGTCGGCGCGGTACTACCAGGATGGTGTTGTCGCCGGCCACGGTTCCGGCGACCTCGGGCCAGGCAGCCACATCAATGGCCTCTGCCACGGCGCCGGCGCTGCCGAAGGTGGTCTTGACCAGCACAAGACCGCTGCCCTCCTCCACGTTCACCAGGTAGTCGGCGAAGGCGCGGCGCAGCCTGGCCTCGGCCTCACCGGCCGGTGGGCGTGCCGGCGCAGGAGCCTGGTACCGGTAGCCACGGACGCCGGTCTGGACCTTGATCAGACCGAGGCGCCGGATGTCCCGTGAAACGGTGGCCTGCGTTATCTTGACGCCGGCACGACGCAGCGCCGTCACCAACCCCGACTGAGTCCTGATAGGGTGGCGGGCAACGATCTCAAGCAGGAGGCGGTCCCTCTTCCGCACAGATAGGCCTCCTATCCTGGGGCGGCGCTCAACAGGCAGGCGATGGCTACCTGTTGAGCAGCCCGAACCTGGATGAGCCAGCAGCGCTGCACCCCCAGCGCGGCGCGGGCCGACTCCATGGCCTGGAGGACCCTTGCGGGCGCCGTCCCCCCGGGCACATCCTTGGAAGCGACGGCGCCCTCGGGGGTGACCGCGTCCAGCACACCGTCGTCAAACTCCGGGGAGATCCGGCGGTAGCCCTCCATCGGCAACTCCCACAGTTCGCAGCCGGCAATCTCGGCCGCGCGCACAACCTGGCCGGCTAGGCAATGCGCCTCGCGGAATGGGACCCGGCGCCGCACCAGGTAGTCAGCGACCTCGGTGGCGGTGAGGTGCCCGCCCCGCAGGGCCTCCCTCATCCGGCCCGGCTGGATCACCATCCGCTCCACCACAAGGGTCATCGCGGCAAGCGCCATCCCGGCCGAGCGGAAAGCAGTGAGCACAGGTGCCTTATCCTCCTGGAGGTCACGGCTGTAGCCAAACGCCACACCCTTCTGAACCACCGCCAGCGTTACCAGCGGGCCCAGGACCACCCCGGCCTGGGCCCGTACCAGCTCTAGGAGATCGGGGTTCTTCTTCTGGGGCATCAAGCTGCTGCCGGTGGCGAGGGCATCGGGCAAGCTGATGAACCCAAACTCCCGGGTGGCCCACAGCACCAGCTCCTCGGCCCAGCGCGACAGGTGAACAAGCAGCCCGGTCACCGCCGCCACCGTCTCGAACACGAAGTCCCGGTCGCCGGTGGCATCAACGCTGTTCTCGCTGATTCCAGCAAACCCCATGAGCTCGGCCTGTCGCGCACGTTCCAGGGGGTAGCCTGTACCGGCGATCGCACCGGACCCCAGGGGGGAGGCGTCAAGACGCCGGTAGGCGTCGCGCAGGCGCCCGGCATCCCGGCCCAACATCCAGAAGTAGGCCAGCAAGTGGTGGGCCAGCACCACGGGCTGGGCGCGCTGGAGGTGCGTATAGCCCGGAACCAGCACGTCAACCGCCCCGCGGGCTCGCTCCAGGAGTGCCTCCTGAAGCGAGCTCACCGCCTCGACCAGGCAGGTGATTCGATCCCTGAGGTCGAGGCGCATTGCGGTCACGACCTGGTCGTTCCGACTGCGGCCGGTGGGCAGCCAGCCGGCTGCCTGGCCAAGCCTGGCGGTCAGGGCGGCCTCGATGAAGGAGTGCACGTCCTCGAACCCGTCCCCGGGGACCAGCGTGCCGGCCTCGGCCTCATCCAGCATCTGGCGGAGCGCCCGCGCCAGATCCGCCGCTGCCGGCGGCGGGACCACGCCTGCCTCGGCCAGGGAGGTCAGGTGCGCCAGGCTGGCCAGCAGATCCCACCTCAGCAGATGCCGGTCCACCGGAAGCGAGGTGAGGAGCGGACCGACGCGGGGGTCCGGAGGCTCCGTGAACCGCCCTCCCCACATCAGGTAATGGGTGTCGGGATCAGCCGGCCTGGTCACGTTGACTCCGCACGAGGTGCGGGTTGGCCTGGGCGAAGACCCTGGTCGGCAGTCCCCACAGCGCGATGAAACCTCCGGCCTGCCGCTGATCGTAGACCTTGTCCTCGCCGAACGTCGCCAGTTCAAGGTTGTAGAGTGAGTGCGGGGACTTCCGGCCGACCGGCAGGACGCTACCCTTGAACAGGCGCAGGCGTACGGTCCCGGTGACGGTCCGCTGAGTAGATACAACGAAGGCATCGAAGGCCTGCCGCAGTGGGGAGAACCACTGGCCGTAGTAGATCAACTCGGCGTACCGCTGGGCGATCTGGATCTTGTGGTGGGCACAGTCGCGCTCGACGGTGATCGCCTCGAGGTCGTGGTGGGCGGCCGTCAGCACTGTCCCTCCGGGCGTTTCATAGACGCAGCGGACCTTCATGCCCACCAGCCGGTTCTCCACGATGTCCACGCGGCCGATCCCATGCCGACCGGCCAGCGCGTTCAGGCGCTCGATGAGGGTCAGGGGGTCAAGCCGCATGCCGTCCAGGCCGACCGGCCTGCCGGTCTCGAACTCAATCTCCACGTAGTCGGGCGCATCGGGCGCGGTGCGGGGGTCGGCGGTGTACTGGTAGAGGTCGTGCGGCGGCTCGGCCCAGATGTCCTCCAGTATTCCTCCCTCGCTGCTGCAGTGCCAGAGGTTGCGGTCCACGCTGTAGGGCTTGGCCAGAGTTGTCGTCACAGGCACGCCGCGTGCCGCGGCGTACTCGATCGCCTGATCGCGCGATCGGATCTGCCACTCCCGCCAGGGCGCTATCACGCGCAGGTGCGGGGCGAGCGCCTGGTAGGCCAGCTCGAATCGAACCTGGTCGTTGCCCTTGCCCGTGCAACCGTGGGCCAGGGCATCGGCACCTTCGGCGAGCGCAGTCTCGACCTGCGCCTGCGCAATCAGCGGTCGTGCCAGCGCGGTGCCCAGTAGGTACCGTCCCTCGTAGACCGCACCCGCCTGGACCATGGGCACGATGTGGTCGGTCACGAAGGCCCGCCGCACGTCCACCACGTGCGCGGACGATGCGCCGCTGGCGAGCGCCTTGGCACGGATCGCATCGAGATCCTCGCCCTGGCCAACGTCGGCGATCACCGCCATAACCTCGCACCCGTACGTCTCCCGCAGCCAGGGTATGGCAATCGAGGTGTCCAGTCCTCCTGAATACGATAGCGCCACCTTCCCGATCTCCATTACAGCGCCCCTTCCCTAGAGCTGCTTCCGAGCGTAGGTGCTACAGAACCGGCGCCCCCGTGCCGGCAGGCGCCTGGGATGCCTCCAGCACGCGGCCCAGGATTTCCAGCGCCTGCTCTATCTCGGGTTGTTGCACCACGAGCGGTGGCGCGAACCTCAGCGCCGTGGGCGCCACCGCGTTGACAAGCAGACCGGCCTGCCGACACGCGTCCACCACCGGTGCGGCTTCGCCGTTAAGCTCCAGCGCCAGCAGGAGCCCCCGTCCGCGCACCGCCTTTGCCCGGCCTCCGGCCACCAGTGCCCGAAGCCCTGCCGCAAGAACCGCGCCCATGGCTACGGCGCGCTCGGCCAGGCGCTCACCCG
Proteins encoded in this window:
- a CDS encoding HDIG domain-containing protein, with the protein product MRASSLIRPMWMRRVLIGLATLFCLVLIIGLDYLPAGIAWTALAGAALVVGLVLGVTGIYLWQHQRDIWETDRLLVLWSLVAIGTLGLAQVFGAPRFSNYLAPAPAGAMLLSILLRPRPALFSSAAFAVLVGLAAEQQFPTVVIVFIGGLVGVFACRRVHHRSDFGAAGLLVGASSAIAALATGLLEGLRIYPAIATNAAYAFGSGLLAAVVTVGVLPFLEQFFGLITPIKLLELASPAHPLLRRLQLEAPGTYHHSLMVANMAEAAAEAVGADALLARVGTYYHDIGKLRRPAFFVENQGGIDNPHDKMTPSLSALTVSAHVRDGMDLAREYGLPQPVADFIPQHHGTALLTYFYHQALERGDPLDEFAFRYEGPKPQTSEAAVVMLADAAEAAVRSLNRPTPDRLEDAVRRIIRDKLEDGQLDECGLTFRDLGRIAAAFVRILAGVLHPRLEYPDLEGELARRRRDRPAKAR
- a CDS encoding cytidine deaminase; protein product: MKRSRSDAGSRRTSGSALEMLVRAARAARRRAYSPYSRYTVGASVLTASGAVISGCNVENASYGLSLCAERVAIHRAVAEGHRRMRAVAVVTDSPSAMPCGACRQVMHEFGIREVIVAGPRGAPRAFRLDDLLSLPFDSSHLKPH
- a CDS encoding argininosuccinate synthase; the encoded protein is MGKVALSYSGGLDTSIAIPWLRETYGCEVMAVIADVGQGEDLDAIRAKALASGASSAHVVDVRRAFVTDHIVPMVQAGAVYEGRYLLGTALARPLIAQAQVETALAEGADALAHGCTGKGNDQVRFELAYQALAPHLRVIAPWREWQIRSRDQAIEYAAARGVPVTTTLAKPYSVDRNLWHCSSEGGILEDIWAEPPHDLYQYTADPRTAPDAPDYVEIEFETGRPVGLDGMRLDPLTLIERLNALAGRHGIGRVDIVENRLVGMKVRCVYETPGGTVLTAAHHDLEAITVERDCAHHKIQIAQRYAELIYYGQWFSPLRQAFDAFVVSTQRTVTGTVRLRLFKGSVLPVGRKSPHSLYNLELATFGEDKVYDQRQAGGFIALWGLPTRVFAQANPHLVRSQRDQAG
- a CDS encoding DUF502 domain-containing protein — translated: MRHHFRRHLVAGLLVILPVGVTVFVLLALFRFLDNLLGPIFTYMVGTRIPGLGLVAGILLILATGALASNIIGGRVVRVFDGLMMRIPLARIVYSATKQISGVLLQQKRGAFKQAVLVEWPRQGLYTVGFVTGETRGEVQQKTAERVINVFVVTTPNPTTGFLCLVPESQVTPLEMSVEDALKLVISAGIVEPPQAEVSQLPPGGPD
- a CDS encoding PhoH family protein, which encodes MAQPGTSEVTVPLPHGTDIVAVLGQQDALLRIVEEETGASVAIRGDALAVRGSPAQVDSAVRMLGQLIATARSGQVVLPSDVRRILRRGQAPGAAGEVTLGGETLVVTAGGKQVVPRTSGQRAYVEAMKHHDLTFAVGPAGTGKTYLAVAMAAVALRARGVQRIVLTRPAVEAGEKLGFLPGDIAAKVDPYLRPLYDALYEMVGPERFVRLSERGVIEVAPLAFMRGRTLNDAFIILDEAQNTTREQMKMFLTRLGFGSKAVVTGDITQIDLPRDRASGMVEAREIFKGLPGIAFVELTEGDVVRHELVQTIVRAYERFEATRAEGPSGAPPS
- the argH gene encoding argininosuccinate lyase; translated protein: MTRPADPDTHYLMWGGRFTEPPDPRVGPLLTSLPVDRHLLRWDLLASLAHLTSLAEAGVVPPPAAADLARALRQMLDEAEAGTLVPGDGFEDVHSFIEAALTARLGQAAGWLPTGRSRNDQVVTAMRLDLRDRITCLVEAVSSLQEALLERARGAVDVLVPGYTHLQRAQPVVLAHHLLAYFWMLGRDAGRLRDAYRRLDASPLGSGAIAGTGYPLERARQAELMGFAGISENSVDATGDRDFVFETVAAVTGLLVHLSRWAEELVLWATREFGFISLPDALATGSSLMPQKKNPDLLELVRAQAGVVLGPLVTLAVVQKGVAFGYSRDLQEDKAPVLTAFRSAGMALAAMTLVVERMVIQPGRMREALRGGHLTATEVADYLVRRRVPFREAHCLAGQVVRAAEIAGCELWELPMEGYRRISPEFDDGVLDAVTPEGAVASKDVPGGTAPARVLQAMESARAALGVQRCWLIQVRAAQQVAIACLLSAAPG
- a CDS encoding arginine repressor; translated protein: MRKRDRLLLEIVARHPIRTQSGLVTALRRAGVKITQATVSRDIRRLGLIKVQTGVRGYRYQAPAPARPPAGEAEARLRRAFADYLVNVEEGSGLVLVKTTFGSAGAVAEAIDVAAWPEVAGTVAGDNTILVVPRRLGQRAALLRRLRALS
- a CDS encoding hemolysin family protein gives rise to the protein MDASSYAGTLALVGFLLLLLAFFWGAETALFAANRLRLRNLEEKGNRAARTALSLIKRPARILSALLISNNVVNTGLIVVATTAFIGLLGAEYGSLAAFVFSTFLILLVEIVSKSIAAQHADGVALATARPVTWLSVLLAPLILLISFVTNLLSRLFGGRVHPDASLVTSEEIQMLVQIGEEQGVLEQEEREMIHSIISFGDTVVREVMVPRVDMVSIEADAPVDELLSIVREHGHSRIPVYDDNFDNIVGLVHVKELLLGFREGRLVGKVRDFMRPAYLVHETNRVDELFREMRRKKMHMAVAVDEYGGTAGLVTIEDLLEEIVGPIQDEYDSEEAPIKIVNEREALVDGRVHIEEVNEALGLTLPVGEVDSVGGFLYSRLGHMPALGDRVAYEGVELTVECIDGLRIEKVKITKAGSRAEPDD
- a CDS encoding diacylglycerol kinase family protein; the protein is MRHTLWQSFEYAGRGLVAAMVSQRTMRIHVLVACAASAAVMWLELPASDTAVLIVAMAGVLAVELLNTAVEAVVDMHAGGRHDALGGRAKDMSAAAVLVAAVGAALVGVVTLGPPVAIAIGMGSADALFAGRVVALLGVLICAALAIWQAGSRR
- the ybeY gene encoding rRNA maturation RNase YbeY, translating into MRVHIVAAGVRHSIPLSLLREAALSAMRATRCPRRAEIEVALVDDAMISRLNRRFLGHRGPTDVLAFPGEPAPSAARTSPGETASRGPVLGEIVISVERARAQARDAGWPVRREVVLLLVHGLLHLRGYDDHAARDAGVMRARERQILERIFGAGG